From a single Bacillus gobiensis genomic region:
- a CDS encoding 3D domain-containing protein translates to MKNTIQLAKRTMMLSLFLLAAMTTFFAVSGVEAKDLSKWIKEQQELSIKQVGIMFKKFNTGEAAETQVFAAQEDAKAASKKLEAFDLSKYPKQKVVATGYTAGVESTGKNTNHPQYGITYSGVKVKRDIFSTVAADPSIFPIGTILFIPGYGYGVVADTGSAIKGHRLDLYFETVDDVYDKWGKKTVDVIVVRKGSGKLDEETLTRLNEDKTLQVLRDQNKIEKK, encoded by the coding sequence ATGAAAAATACAATTCAATTAGCAAAACGGACAATGATGCTCAGTTTGTTTCTTTTGGCCGCAATGACGACTTTCTTTGCCGTATCTGGGGTAGAAGCCAAGGATTTATCAAAATGGATAAAAGAACAGCAGGAGCTATCTATTAAGCAAGTGGGAATCATGTTTAAAAAATTTAACACAGGGGAAGCTGCAGAAACGCAAGTATTCGCTGCTCAAGAAGACGCTAAAGCGGCATCAAAAAAGCTCGAAGCTTTTGACTTGAGTAAGTATCCCAAGCAGAAAGTCGTAGCGACGGGATATACAGCAGGAGTTGAATCGACTGGGAAGAATACCAATCACCCTCAATATGGCATTACATACTCAGGGGTAAAAGTAAAAAGGGATATATTTTCAACGGTAGCTGCTGACCCATCCATTTTTCCGATAGGGACGATTCTTTTCATTCCAGGCTACGGCTACGGAGTAGTTGCAGATACCGGTTCAGCAATCAAGGGACATCGTCTTGACCTTTACTTTGAAACGGTGGATGACGTTTATGACAAATGGGGCAAAAAAACTGTCGATGTAATTGTTGTAAGAAAAGGAAGCGGTAAATTGGATGAAGAGACATTAACACGGCTGAACGAAGATAAAACTTTACAAGTGTTAAGAGACCAAAACAAAATTGAAAAGAAATAA
- a CDS encoding leucyl aminopeptidase — protein MFYAINDTQHEGQETLVIGLFQKSQLAGKAKQLDELLDGQITGLLKDGDITSKRGSTSKLFTLGLTETKRIYFVGLGREADYSYQDTIDAFSLVFRLLQKDKNSQSLTMALDSFLSGNVSGEEAAHALSETFHRSTYTIQNYKQKSNEPEKPIENVFVHTDLDLNEIQASLEVGSVYGKGANSARTLVNLPGNLLTAADLADYAINLANKYHFDYEVLDKKELEELGMGGLLAVNQGSSEPPKMIVLKYQGKETWDDVIGLVGKGITFDTGGYSIKPRDGIVGMKSDMGGAASVLGAMEIIGELKPEQNVVAVIPSTDNMISSSAMKPDDVIVTLSGKTVEILNTDAEGRLVLADGITYAKQHGASVLIDVATLTGGVVVALGTEITGAMTNSQKLFQQIVSVSEDCGEPIWQLPITEKDKKRVKNSLMADLNNSPGREGHAIMAGTFIGEFAEKTPWVHLDIAGTATTKNGSSLGPAGGTGVMARTLASFVERFEKLQ, from the coding sequence ATGTTTTATGCAATAAATGATACTCAACACGAAGGCCAAGAAACATTGGTTATCGGTTTATTTCAAAAGAGCCAATTGGCAGGTAAGGCAAAGCAGCTGGATGAGCTGCTGGATGGTCAAATTACCGGCCTGTTAAAGGATGGCGATATTACCTCCAAAAGGGGGAGTACCTCCAAACTGTTTACACTGGGGCTCACTGAAACCAAGCGGATTTATTTTGTCGGGCTTGGGAGAGAAGCAGATTATTCTTATCAAGATACGATCGATGCTTTTTCGCTTGTATTCCGGCTGCTGCAAAAGGATAAGAATAGCCAGTCACTGACGATGGCGCTGGACAGCTTTCTTTCCGGGAACGTAAGTGGTGAAGAAGCTGCACATGCTTTGTCTGAAACCTTTCATAGGTCTACATACACGATTCAGAATTATAAACAAAAGTCAAATGAACCGGAAAAACCAATCGAAAACGTATTTGTACATACAGATCTGGATCTCAATGAAATCCAAGCAAGCTTGGAAGTAGGAAGCGTGTACGGGAAAGGTGCCAATTCCGCGAGAACTCTTGTGAACCTTCCAGGAAATTTACTGACTGCAGCCGATTTAGCAGACTATGCAATTAATCTTGCTAATAAATATCATTTCGATTATGAGGTTTTGGATAAAAAAGAACTTGAGGAGCTTGGCATGGGCGGTTTGCTTGCGGTCAATCAAGGGTCAAGCGAGCCTCCTAAAATGATTGTATTGAAGTACCAAGGAAAAGAAACGTGGGATGATGTTATCGGTCTCGTTGGAAAAGGAATTACCTTTGACACGGGTGGATACAGCATAAAACCGAGGGACGGCATTGTCGGGATGAAATCTGATATGGGAGGAGCAGCCTCTGTCCTTGGTGCTATGGAAATCATCGGAGAATTAAAGCCAGAACAAAATGTTGTGGCTGTCATTCCTTCGACAGATAATATGATCTCTTCTAGTGCGATGAAGCCTGATGACGTGATTGTTACGTTAAGCGGGAAAACGGTTGAAATATTAAATACCGATGCTGAAGGACGGCTTGTGTTAGCTGATGGAATTACTTATGCAAAGCAGCATGGGGCTTCAGTGCTTATAGATGTAGCTACGTTGACAGGAGGAGTGGTTGTCGCCTTAGGAACGGAGATAACGGGAGCGATGACAAATAGCCAGAAGCTTTTCCAGCAAATTGTGTCTGTATCTGAAGATTGTGGTGAGCCGATCTGGCAATTGCCGATTACGGAGAAGGATAAGAAACGAGTAAAAAACAGTCTGATGGCCGATTTGAATAATTCACCGGGCAGAGAGGGGCATGCCATTATGGCCGGAACCTTTATCGGGGAATTTGCTGAGAAGACTCCTTGGGTGCATCTTGATATTGCAGGTACTGCGACAACAAAAAACGGATCATCCTTAGGTCCTGCAGGGGGAACCGGTGTCATGGCAAGAACGCTCGCTTCTTTTGTAGAAAGGTTTGAGAAGCTTCAATGA
- a CDS encoding WXG100 family type VII secretion target, which yields MSGIIRVTPEQLEEKAQRYQEESGKVEEQIGVLRNLIGQLQDEWEGESSRAFAQQYEELEPSFKQMAQLLADVSRQLDSTAKTLRDTDQGIASQIRG from the coding sequence ATGTCAGGAATCATTCGTGTCACTCCGGAACAATTAGAAGAAAAAGCGCAGAGGTATCAGGAAGAAAGCGGTAAAGTTGAGGAGCAAATCGGAGTTCTTAGAAACTTGATCGGCCAGCTCCAAGATGAATGGGAAGGTGAATCAAGCAGAGCGTTTGCTCAGCAATATGAAGAATTAGAGCCTTCTTTCAAACAAATGGCCCAGCTGCTTGCTGATGTATCCCGCCAGCTTGACAGCACTGCGAAAACACTTAGAGATACTGACCAAGGTATCGCGTCGCAAATTCGCGGCTAG
- a CDS encoding PucR family transcriptional regulator codes for MDKSYDPFKYSSDSLEDVAEQISDVLKCPITIEDVNHRLLAYSTHSDSTDPARISTIIGRRVPEKVIHSLWKDGTIPALLKSQEPIHVKNIKEVGLGNRVAISIWKNNEVLGFIWAQEINKSLTSNELDLLKKAANAVQNKLLYLQKGKMKKEEREQEFFWKLLTGNTLRHDDMADGFYQLNKTMPPIYSVVLFRFTKPITEKMEKQLNYLLETTQLVHICLVTIDYNELILLVSPKEEQPLNQIKQFLRVMEKQMMQRYNIEHFAMSIGGIYSDISSVHIAYKEALAVLKVKERYLSDAEHLMSFSELGIYQYLDVLAEKRKHNRSPNYPLSQLEKYDNEHHSNLIETLETFIDSDSNVKTAAKQLNVHVNTLNYRLKRIQEITGLDLKNVNEKFSILLEIKIRNMGL; via the coding sequence ATGGACAAAAGCTACGATCCCTTCAAATACAGCTCAGACAGTCTTGAAGATGTTGCTGAGCAGATCAGCGATGTTCTCAAATGTCCGATCACAATCGAAGACGTCAATCACAGATTGCTTGCATACAGCACCCATAGCGACTCCACAGATCCCGCAAGAATTTCAACTATTATCGGAAGAAGAGTTCCTGAGAAAGTCATTCACAGCCTTTGGAAGGATGGCACCATTCCTGCCTTGCTTAAGAGCCAAGAACCGATCCATGTAAAAAACATTAAAGAGGTGGGTCTGGGCAATCGGGTCGCTATATCCATTTGGAAAAACAACGAGGTGCTTGGATTTATTTGGGCACAGGAAATTAATAAGTCACTTACTTCCAATGAATTGGACCTATTAAAAAAAGCAGCCAATGCCGTTCAAAATAAATTGCTTTATTTACAAAAAGGGAAGATGAAGAAGGAAGAACGAGAGCAAGAGTTTTTTTGGAAACTCTTGACCGGCAATACCCTTCGGCACGATGATATGGCAGATGGCTTTTATCAATTGAACAAGACGATGCCTCCGATCTATTCTGTTGTTTTGTTCAGATTTACAAAACCAATTACGGAAAAAATGGAGAAGCAGCTAAACTATTTACTAGAAACGACGCAGCTTGTACACATTTGTTTAGTGACGATCGATTATAATGAACTAATACTATTGGTATCTCCAAAAGAAGAACAGCCTTTGAATCAAATTAAGCAATTTTTAAGAGTCATGGAAAAACAAATGATGCAAAGGTACAATATAGAACATTTTGCAATGAGCATTGGCGGTATTTACAGCGATATCTCATCTGTTCATATCGCCTATAAGGAAGCACTGGCTGTATTAAAGGTAAAGGAGCGCTATTTATCCGATGCAGAACACCTGATGAGCTTTTCTGAATTAGGTATCTATCAATATCTTGACGTACTTGCAGAAAAACGAAAGCATAACAGGTCTCCGAACTATCCCTTATCTCAGCTGGAGAAATATGATAATGAGCATCATTCAAACCTAATTGAAACCCTTGAAACCTTTATTGATTCAGACAGTAACGTCAAAACCGCAGCAAAACAGCTTAATGTTCATGTCAATACGCTGAACTACCGATTGAAACGCATACAAGAGATTACAGGGTTAGACCTAAAAAATGTAAATGAAAAATTTTCGATTTTACTAGAGATTAAGATCCGAAACATGGGTTTGTGA
- the ald gene encoding alanine dehydrogenase, translating into MIIGVPKEIKNNENRVALTPGSASQLIASGHRVLVEQDAGLGSGFDNADYMSVGAEIITEAKSVWDSSEMILKVKEPLQEEYVYFRENLILFTYLHLAAEPSLAKALKEKGVTAIAYETVSDGRSLPLLTPMSEVAGRMAAQIGAQFLEKPKGGRGILLGGVPGVARGKVTIIGGGVVGTNAAKTAVGLGADVTMIDLNADRLRQLDDIFGHQIKTLMSNPVNIADSVAEADLLICAVLIPGAKAPTLVTEEMVKQMKQGSVIVDVAIDQGGIVETVDHITTHDQPTYEKHGILHYAVANMPGAVPRTSTVALTNVTIPYALQIANKGVKNAINENAALKSGVNVMNGEITYQAVARDLGYNYVPVDDAVKSFV; encoded by the coding sequence ATGATAATAGGCGTTCCAAAAGAAATTAAAAACAACGAAAACAGAGTTGCGCTTACACCTGGAAGTGCTTCACAATTAATTGCATCAGGTCATCGTGTACTGGTTGAGCAGGACGCGGGCCTTGGAAGCGGATTTGATAATGCGGATTACATGTCTGTAGGAGCTGAGATCATTACAGAAGCAAAATCAGTTTGGGATTCTTCTGAAATGATTTTGAAAGTAAAAGAACCTCTGCAAGAGGAGTATGTATACTTTCGGGAGAATTTAATTTTATTTACTTACCTTCATCTGGCTGCAGAGCCATCCTTAGCGAAGGCGTTAAAAGAAAAAGGTGTTACTGCGATTGCTTATGAAACTGTCAGCGATGGCCGTTCACTGCCGCTGCTTACGCCAATGTCCGAGGTGGCCGGAAGAATGGCAGCACAAATCGGTGCGCAATTTTTAGAAAAGCCAAAAGGCGGCCGCGGAATATTGCTTGGAGGAGTCCCTGGGGTAGCAAGAGGAAAAGTGACAATTATCGGCGGTGGTGTCGTTGGAACAAACGCAGCAAAAACAGCCGTTGGACTCGGTGCCGACGTTACAATGATCGATCTTAATGCGGATCGTCTCCGCCAGCTGGATGATATTTTCGGCCATCAAATAAAAACGCTTATGTCCAACCCTGTGAATATTGCCGACAGTGTGGCAGAAGCTGATTTGTTAATCTGTGCCGTCTTAATTCCGGGAGCAAAAGCACCAACCCTCGTAACGGAAGAAATGGTTAAGCAAATGAAACAAGGTTCTGTGATTGTAGATGTGGCCATTGATCAAGGCGGCATTGTTGAAACAGTCGATCACATCACTACCCATGATCAGCCAACCTATGAAAAGCACGGCATCCTTCATTACGCTGTAGCCAATATGCCAGGTGCCGTTCCAAGAACATCAACCGTGGCATTGACGAATGTGACTATTCCGTATGCATTACAAATTGCAAATAAAGGAGTTAAGAATGCCATAAATGAAAACGCGGCTTTGAAATCAGGCGTCAATGTAATGAACGGAGAAATCACTTACCAAGCAGTAGCCAGAGATCTCGGATACAACTACGTCCCGGTTGATGATGCTGTTAAAAGCTTTGTATAA
- a CDS encoding divergent PAP2 family protein has protein sequence MELLTNFPLVASLVAILFAQFVKVPIQFIATRKIDWKLVTSTGGMPSSHSAAVTALTTGVAIEQGLNSPLFAVATIFAVITMFDATGVRRHAGEQATAINKLIFDFNRFVSEAKDFPNAGEDEKQKKLKELLGHQPIEVFFGGLTGIALALILNFYFN, from the coding sequence TTGGAATTATTGACAAATTTCCCTCTAGTAGCAAGCCTGGTCGCGATACTATTCGCGCAATTCGTAAAGGTGCCCATTCAATTTATTGCCACAAGAAAAATTGACTGGAAGCTGGTCACCAGTACAGGAGGAATGCCGAGCTCCCATTCAGCTGCTGTAACAGCCTTAACAACCGGGGTTGCAATCGAGCAGGGGCTTAATTCTCCATTATTTGCTGTGGCGACTATTTTTGCCGTCATAACGATGTTTGACGCGACAGGTGTAAGAAGGCACGCCGGTGAACAAGCAACCGCAATTAATAAATTAATCTTTGACTTCAACAGATTTGTCAGTGAAGCAAAGGATTTTCCTAATGCTGGAGAAGATGAAAAGCAAAAGAAATTAAAAGAATTATTAGGGCATCAGCCGATCGAAGTTTTTTTTGGAGGGTTAACCGGAATCGCCTTGGCACTTATATTAAATTTTTATTTTAACTAA